From one Solanum stenotomum isolate F172 chromosome 12, ASM1918654v1, whole genome shotgun sequence genomic stretch:
- the LOC125848711 gene encoding dirigent protein 22-like translates to MEKFLLMAFLFLAITIILPSTHGLDQSPKGVDKWFNKLPHAKAKRTKLHFYFHDIVTAKNPSAIQIAQANNTFQSPTFFGLVRMMDNPLTVNPEPNSKIIGRAQGIYGSASFEDIGLLMTLNLVFTNGKYNGSTLSILGHNQIFHEYREMPIVGGSGVFRLAKGIATAKTYQVDNTTQNAIVEYHVVVLHY, encoded by the coding sequence atggagaaattTTTGTTGATGGCTTTCTTGTTTTTggcaataacaataatattgcCTTCAACTCATGGTCTTGATCAAAGTCCTAAAGGAGTGGACAAATGGTTCAACAAGCTTCCCCATGCAAAAGCAAAAAGGACCAAACTTCACTTCTACTTTCATGACATTGTGACTGCAAAGAATCCATCAGCAATCCAAATAGCACAAGCCAATAATACATTTCAATCACCAACATTTTTTGGCTTAGTGAGGATGATGGACAATCCGTTGACGGTTAACCCCGAGCCCAACTCCAAAATAATAGGCCGAGCCCAAGGAATTTATGGCTCAGCATCGTTCGAAGATATAGGCCTTCTTATGACTCTCAACCTTGTGTTCACAAATGGTAAGTACAATGGTAGCACGCTTAGTATCCTTGGACACAATCAAATATTTCACGAGTATCGAGAAATGCCAATTGTTGGTGGTTCCGGTGTTTTCAGGCTAGCAAAAGGCATCGCCACCGCGAAAACCTACCAAGTTGATAACACCACACAAAATGCAATAGTTGAATACCATGTTGTGGTTTTGCATTATTGA